The following proteins are encoded in a genomic region of Neomonachus schauinslandi chromosome 7, ASM220157v2, whole genome shotgun sequence:
- the TIGD6 gene encoding tigger transposable element-derived protein 6 — protein MANKGNKKRRQFSLEEKMKVVEAVDSGKRKGDVAKEFGITPSTLSTFLKDRAKFEEKVREASVGPQRKRMRNALYDDIDKAVFAWFQEIHAKNILVTGSVIRKKALNLANMLGYDNFQASVGWLNRFRDRHGIALKAVCREDSDRLMNGLGIDKVNEWHAGEIIKLIADYSPDDIFNADETGVFFQLLPQHTLAAKGDHCRGGKKAKQRLTALFCCNASGTEKMRPLIVGRSANPHCLKNVHSLPCDYRANQGAWMTQELFNEWLMQVDARMKRAERRILLLIDNCSAHNMLPRLERIQVGYLPSNCTAVLQPLNLGIIRTMKVLYRSHLLKQILLKLHSSEDQEKVDIRQAIDMIAAAWWSVKQSTVVRCWQKAGIIPLELTDSDTEVAASEPEAASEKLWHSVALATCVPNEINFQDFVTADDDLIISQEQIDTEVIQGMEAGENTDEAGSEEEGEASLPQQPKITITEAISSVQKLRQFLSTCVGVPDAVFGQLNGIDEYLMRKVTQTLVDSKITDFLQTK, from the coding sequence ATGGCAAACAAGGGGAACAAGAAGCGTCGACAGTTCTCCCTGGAGGAGAAAATGAAGGTGGTGGAAGCTGTAGactcaggaaagaggaaaggtgATGTGGCAAAAGAATTTGGTATCACTCCTTCTACCTTGTCTACATTCTTAAAGGATCGTGCCAAATTTGAAGAGAAGGTACGGGAGGCATCTGTAGGACCCCAGCGGAAAAGGATGAGGAACGCTCTCTATGACGACATCGATAAGGCTGTTTTTGCTTGGTTTCAAGAAATCCATGCCAAAAACATTCTTGTGACTGGTTCTGTCATTCGGAAAAAAGCACTAAACTTGGCCAACATGCTTGGCTATGACAATTTTCAAGCAAGCGTGGGCTGGCTGAACAGATTTAGGGATCGCCACGGAATTGCTTTGAAAGCAGTCTGTAGAGAGGATAGTGACAGATTAATGAATGGTCTAGGAATAGATAAGGTTAACGAGTGGCATGCAGGGGAAATTATAAAACTGATTGCTGACTACAGCCCAGATGATATCTTTAATGCTGACGAGACAGGAGTGTTTTTCCAGTTGCTTCCCCAGCACACGCTTGCTGCTAAAGGGGACCATTGTAGAGGGGGCAAGAAAGCAAAGCAGCGGTTGACAGCACTCTTTTGTTGCAACGCTTCAGGGACTGAAAAAATGAGACCATTGATTGTTGGTAGGTCAGCCAACCCACACTGTCTCAAGAACGTCCATTCCCTCCCTTGTGATTACCGAGCCAACCAGGGGGCATGGATGACGCAGGAGCTGTTTAATGAGTGGCTGATGCAAGTAGATGCCAGGATGAAGCGGGCGGAACGCCGCATCCTCCTGCTGATCGACAACTGCTCCGCTCACAACATGCTGCCACGCTTGGAAAGGATCCAGGTGGGCTACCTGCCCTCTAACTGTACTGCCGTCCTGCAGCCACTGAATCTCGGCATAATTCGCACCATGAAAGTGCTGTACCGAAGCCACCTCCTGAAACAGATCCTCCTCAAGCTCCACAGCAGTGAGGACCAAGAAAAAGTGGACATCAGGCAGGCCATCGACATGATTGCTGCAGCATGGTGGTCAGTCAAGCAGTCCACAGTGGTGAGATGCTGGCAGAAGGCAGGCATCATCCCTCTGGAACTGACAGATTCGGACACGGAAGTGGCAGCCAGTGAGCCAGAGGCAGCCAGTGAAAAGTTGTGGCACTCCGTGGCGCTTGCCACCTGTGTCCCCAATGAAATAAATTTCCAGGACTTCGTCACCGCAGATGATGATCTCATCATCTCTCAGGAGCAGATAGACACAGAGGTCATCCAGGGCATGGAGGCTGGTGAAAATACAGATGAAGCTGGAAGcgaagaggagggggaggcatCTTTACCACAGCAGCCAAAAATCACCATCACAGAGGCCATCTCAAGTGTACAGAAACTTAGACAGTTCCTTTCCACTTGTGTAGGTGTTCCTGACGCCGTTTTTGGACAGCTAAATGGCATAGatgaatatttaatgagaaaagtGACACAAACTCTTGTTGACTCCAAAATTACAGATTTCCTCCAAACAAAATAA
- the SLC26A2 gene encoding sulfate transporter, protein MSLESKEQYDLSPKNSVEGNHQHSPLSDMHPELEKESSTDLKQFEASDQCTPYRRIHMEPQEKPSTNFKQFVTKKLQKSCQCSSAKAKNMILGFLPVLQWLPKYDLKKNILGDVMSGLIVGILLVPQSIAYSLLAGQEPIYGLYTSFFASIIYFLSGTSRHISVGIFGILCLMIGEVVDRELHKAGYDTAENAPSTLGMVSNGSTLLNQTSDWVCDRSCYAITVGSTVTFMAGVYQVAMGFFQVGFVSVYLSDALLSGFVTGASFTILTSQAKYLLGLSLPRSNGVGSLITTWIQIFRNIHKTNLCDLITSLLCLLVLLPTKELNEHFKSKLKAPIPTELIVVVAATLASHFGKLNEKYNTSIAGPIPTGFMPPKAPDWNLIPSLAVDAIAISIIGFAITVSLSEMFAKKHGYTVKANQEMYAIGFCNIIPSFFHCFTTSAALAKTLVKESTGCQTQLSGVVTALVLLLVLLVIAPLFYSLQKSVLGVITIVNLRGALRKFKDLPNMWKVSRMDTVIWFVTMLSSALISTEIGLLIGVCFSMFCVILRTQKPKTSLLGLVEESEIFESVSAYKNLQTKPGIKIFRFVAPLYYINKECFKSALYKKTLNPVLVKAAQKKAAKRKITKETVILSGIQDEVSVQLSCDPLELHTIVIDCSTIQFLDTAGIHTLKEVRRDYEAIGIQVLLAQCNPSVRDSLASGEYFKEEEGNLLFYSVYEAVAFAEYQNQKGVCIPNGLSLSSD, encoded by the exons ATGTCTTTGGAGAGTAAAGAGCAATATGATCTGTCACCCAAGAATTCAGTTGAAGGAAATCACCAACACAGTCCTCTGTCTGATATGCATCCGGAGCTTGAAAAGGAATCAAGTACCGACTTGAAGCAATTTGAAGCCAGTGATCAATGCACACCTTATCGTAGGATCCATATGGAGCCTCAAGAGAAACCAAGTACTAACTTCAAGCAATTTGTCACTAAAAAACTGCAGAAGAGTTGCCAGTGCAGTTCAGCCAAAGCCAAAAATATGATTTTGGGTTTCCTTCCTGTTTTGCAATGGCTCCCAAAATATGatctgaagaaaaacattttagggGATGTGATGTCTGGCCTGATTGTGGGCATCTTATTAGTACCCCAGTCCATTGCCTATTCCCTCTTGGCTGGTCAAGAGCCTATCTATGGTCTGTACACGTCTTTTTTTGCCAGCATCATTTATTTCCTGTCGGGCACCTCCCGTCACATCTCTGTGGGCATTTTTGGAATCTTGTGCCTTATGATTGGTGAGGTAGTTGACCGAGAACTACACAAAGCTGGCTATGACACTGCCGAAAACGCGCCTTCTACTTTAGGAATGGTTTCAAATGGGAGCACGTTATTAAACCAGACATCAGACTGGGTGTGTGACAGAAGTTGCTATGCAATTACTGTTGGCAGCACTGTGACCTTTATGGCTGGAGTTTATCAG GTAGCGATGGGCTTCTTCCAAGTGGGCTTTGTTTCTGTCTACCTCTCAGATGCCTTGCTGAGTGGATTTGTCACTGGTGCCTCCTTCactattcttacatctcaggccaAGTATCTCCTTGGGCTCAGCCTTCCTCGGAGTAATGGTGTGGGCTCGCTCATCACTACTTGGATACAAATCTTCAGAAACATCCATAAGACCAATCTCTGTGATCTCATCACCAGCCTTTTGTGCCTTTTGGTTCTTTTGCCAACCAAAGAACTCAATGAGCACTTCAAGTCCAAGCTTAAGGCACCGATTCCTACTGAACTCATTGTCGTCGTGGCAGCCACATTAGCCTCTCATTTTGGAAAACTAAATGAGAAATACAATACCAGCATTGCTGGGCCTATTCCCACGGGGTTTATGCCACCGAAAGCACCAGACTGGAATCTAATTCCTAGTTTGGCTGTAGATGCAATAGCTATTTCGATCATTGGTTTTGCTATCACTGTATCACTTTCTGAGATGTTTGCCAAGAAACATGGCTACACGGTCAAAGCCAATCAGGAAATGTATGCCATTGGCTTTTGCAATATCATCCCCTCCTTCTTCCACTGCTTTACTACCAGCGCAGCTCTTGCAAAGACCTTGGTTAAAGAATCAACAGGCTGCCAAACTCAGCTTTCTGGTGTGGTGACAGCCTTGGTTCTTTTGTTGGTCCTCCTGGTAATAGCTCCTTTATTCTATTCCCTTCAGAAAAGTGTCCTTGGTGTAATCACCATTGTAAATCTCCGGGGAGCCCTACGCAAATTTAAGGATCTGCCCAACATGTGGAAGGTTAGCAGAATGGATACAGTTATCTGGTTTGTTACCATGCTGTCCTCTGCACTGATAAGTACTGAAATAGGCCTGCTAATTGGGGTTTGTTTTTCTATGTTTTGTGTCATTCTCCGCACTCAGAAGCCAAAGACTTCATTGCTTGGTTTGGTGGAAGAGTCTGAAATCTTTGAATCCGTGTCTGCTTATAAAAATCTTCAGACTAAGCCGGGCATCAAGATATTCCGTTTTGTAGCCCCTCTCTACTACATAAACAAAGAATGTTTTAAATCTGCTTTATACAAAAAAACTCTCAACCCAGTCTTAGTAAAGGCAGCTCAGAAGAAGGCCGCAAAGAGAAAGATCACAAAGGAAACAGTGATTCTCAGTGGAATCCAGGACGAAGTTTCAGTGCAACTTTCCTGTGATCCCTTGGAGCTTCATACCATAGTGATTGACTGCAGCACAATACAGTTTTTAGATACAGCAGGGATCCATACACTGAAAGAAGTTCGTAGAGATTATGAAGCCATTGGCATCCAGGTTCTGCTGGCTCAATGCAATCCCTCTGTGAGGGATTCCCTGGCCTCCGGAGAGTATttcaaagaggaagaaggaaacctTCTCTTTTATAGTGTGTATGAAGCAGTGGCCTTTGCAGAATATCAGAATCAGAAAGGAGTATGTATTCCCAATGGTCTGAGCCTTTCCAGTGATTGA